One window from the genome of Myxococcales bacterium encodes:
- a CDS encoding serine/threonine protein kinase gives MDSTGGAVDQELRQARLARFGRDLSFVNLGYVAVITATALFVGRAPFSRASVPLLVVIVAFAAMWLLLRGAPRSRRFVRVVEFSALFVGTTAFSSMALVLDLTASPDMIVRTGLTYILLVYAVYVPSTARHTLIVAALMTVPLLGCIFVAFRSWDPALHDPPAAIWPKGQVGDIAFIATFVSFVIWGIAAAIAVAFSQLVHGLRKAVKDVQRLGQYTLEKRLGEGGMGVVYRASHAMLRRPTAIKLLSPDRAGKDALTRFEREVRRTAMLTHPNTVTVFDYGRTTDGVFYYAMELLEGAALDELVEVAGPLPEERVIHLLEQVAGSLAEAHDAGLIHRDIKPGNILVVDRGGISDLVKVVDFGLVKDVGYKASDVAASEPALTMTNAITGTPLYIAPESVTAPVTVDARTDIYSVGAVGYWLLTGTHVFGGRSILEVCAHHLHSVPDAPSARLGKPVSVDLEAVLLACLAKRPEDRPASAHVLRERLQACVMAGRWTNARAADWWKAHRHELRSGGASGGSSGGSSGGSSAGAGSGAPRVEGDASVPPLLVTRVAD, from the coding sequence TTGGATTCCACCGGAGGCGCAGTCGACCAAGAGCTGCGGCAAGCCCGGCTCGCCCGCTTCGGTCGCGACCTCTCCTTCGTGAACCTCGGATATGTCGCGGTGATCACCGCCACAGCGCTTTTCGTGGGGCGCGCCCCTTTCAGTCGCGCCAGCGTCCCACTCCTCGTCGTCATCGTTGCGTTCGCTGCGATGTGGCTCCTCTTACGCGGCGCGCCGCGCTCCCGACGATTCGTTCGCGTCGTCGAATTCTCGGCGCTGTTCGTCGGCACGACCGCGTTCTCATCGATGGCGCTCGTCTTAGACCTCACGGCGTCGCCCGACATGATCGTGCGCACGGGCCTCACGTACATCCTCCTCGTCTACGCCGTCTACGTCCCGTCGACGGCACGGCACACCCTGATCGTCGCCGCGCTCATGACGGTGCCGCTGCTCGGCTGCATCTTCGTCGCGTTCCGTTCGTGGGATCCCGCGCTCCACGATCCGCCCGCGGCCATCTGGCCCAAAGGCCAGGTCGGCGACATCGCCTTCATCGCGACGTTCGTTTCGTTCGTCATTTGGGGCATCGCCGCGGCGATCGCCGTGGCCTTCTCGCAGCTCGTTCATGGCCTCCGCAAGGCGGTGAAAGACGTCCAGCGGCTCGGACAATACACGCTCGAGAAGAGGCTCGGCGAAGGCGGGATGGGCGTGGTCTACCGCGCGTCCCACGCGATGCTGCGTCGCCCCACCGCCATCAAACTCCTCTCGCCCGACCGTGCCGGCAAAGACGCGCTCACGCGCTTCGAGCGCGAGGTGCGGCGCACCGCGATGCTCACGCATCCCAACACCGTGACCGTCTTCGACTACGGACGCACGACCGACGGCGTCTTCTACTACGCGATGGAGCTCCTCGAGGGCGCAGCGCTCGACGAGCTCGTCGAAGTGGCAGGTCCCCTGCCGGAGGAGCGCGTCATTCACTTGCTCGAGCAGGTTGCGGGATCGCTCGCCGAGGCGCACGACGCTGGGCTCATTCATCGCGACATCAAGCCTGGCAACATCCTCGTCGTCGATCGCGGCGGCATCTCGGACTTGGTCAAGGTCGTCGACTTCGGTCTCGTGAAAGATGTCGGCTACAAGGCGTCCGACGTGGCCGCGTCGGAGCCGGCGCTTACGATGACGAACGCGATCACCGGGACGCCACTCTACATCGCGCCTGAGAGCGTCACGGCGCCAGTCACGGTCGACGCGAGGACGGACATCTACTCCGTCGGCGCTGTCGGCTATTGGCTGCTCACGGGCACGCACGTCTTCGGCGGACGCTCGATCCTTGAGGTTTGCGCGCATCACCTGCATTCGGTACCCGACGCCCCGTCGGCGCGGCTCGGCAAGCCCGTGTCGGTCGATCTTGAGGCCGTGCTCCTCGCGTGCTTGGCGAAGCGACCGGAAGATCGGCCCGCTTCAGCGCACGTCTTGCGCGAACGCCTTCAGGCCTGCGTCATGGCGGGTCGGTGGACGAACGCGCGCGCCGCCGACTGGTGGAAGGCCCACCGCCACGAACTGCGGTCTGGTGGCGCGTCTGGTGGCTCGTCTGGTGGCTCGTCTGGTGGCTCGTCTGCTGGCGCGGGCTCGGGCGCGCCCCGCGTGGAGGGCGATGCGTCCGTTCCGCCTCTCCTGGTCACGCGCGTCGCCGACTAG
- a CDS encoding carbon-nitrogen hydrolase family protein, whose translation MPRIAVVQSPPVLLDKRASMARAAALVDEAARGGARFVAFPETFLPGYPTWIWRLRPGRDMTLIGEIHTELLENAIDLARDDLAPLREAARRNDTTVLCGINELDGEFSRGTLYNTVVLIGADGEVKNRHRKLMPTNPERMVWGTGDAQGLRAIETPIGRVGALICWENFMPLARYALYADGMEILFAPTWDSGDGWIGTMQHIAREGRCFVVGCGTALEASDIPADFPGRSELFPDPNEWVNDGDSVVVAPGGKLIAGPMRREKGLLFADIDRAAVAPARRVLDVTGHYARADVFQLHVRRSAMPPVVDT comes from the coding sequence ATGCCCCGCATCGCCGTCGTGCAGAGCCCGCCCGTTCTCCTCGACAAGCGCGCCTCCATGGCGCGCGCGGCGGCTCTCGTCGACGAAGCCGCACGCGGCGGCGCGCGCTTCGTCGCGTTCCCCGAGACGTTCCTTCCCGGCTACCCCACGTGGATCTGGCGCCTGCGACCCGGTCGCGACATGACCCTCATCGGCGAGATCCACACCGAGCTGCTCGAGAACGCGATCGACCTCGCCCGCGACGACCTCGCGCCGCTCCGTGAGGCAGCGCGGCGCAACGACACGACCGTGCTCTGCGGGATCAACGAGCTCGACGGTGAGTTCAGCCGCGGCACCCTCTACAACACCGTCGTGCTCATCGGCGCCGACGGAGAGGTGAAGAACCGCCACCGTAAGCTGATGCCGACCAACCCTGAGCGAATGGTCTGGGGCACAGGCGACGCGCAGGGCCTGCGCGCGATCGAGACACCGATCGGGCGCGTCGGCGCGCTCATCTGCTGGGAGAACTTCATGCCGCTCGCGCGGTACGCGCTCTACGCAGACGGAATGGAGATCTTGTTCGCCCCCACGTGGGACAGCGGTGACGGCTGGATCGGAACGATGCAGCACATCGCCCGCGAGGGGCGCTGCTTCGTCGTCGGATGCGGCACCGCGCTCGAGGCGAGCGATATCCCCGCCGACTTCCCGGGGCGCTCCGAGCTTTTCCCGGACCCGAACGAGTGGGTGAACGACGGCGACTCCGTCGTTGTGGCGCCCGGTGGAAAGCTCATCGCCGGACCGATGCGCCGCGAGAAGGGCCTCCTCTTCGCGGACATCGATCGCGCCGCCGTGGCGCCCGCACGTCGGGTTCTCGACGTCACCGGTCACTACGCTCGCGCGGACGTGTTCCAGCTTCACGTCCGACGCTCGGCCATGCCACCCGTCGTCGACACTTGA
- a CDS encoding LysR family transcriptional regulator, giving the protein MEPSDLNLLVNLDALLQEGSVTGAARRVGLSTPAMSHALARIRERIGDPVLVRSGRGMVLTPRAEALKPRVHAVVREARLTLEAEGPFVARELSRTFVVHATDYVLTVLGLAVDRILREEAPLLCLRFVPNTPDDAAQLRDGGSDLAVGIYGELPQEMRSRQLLTDRFVCAVRKGHPLAARRLSLEQFVRLSHVQVAPRGKPGGYIDDVLRERGLYRRVVRAVPYFVTALQLAMETDYVVTISERIAARLAPGFGLKVLEAPLKLRPYALSLVWHPRFDGDAGHRFLREVFARAARETAGDHHDEPRTRLDIGATSGQRRKRQRRTLKS; this is encoded by the coding sequence GTGGAACCATCAGACCTGAACCTCCTCGTGAACCTCGACGCCCTCCTGCAAGAGGGCAGCGTCACCGGTGCGGCCCGGCGAGTGGGCTTGTCGACGCCCGCCATGAGCCACGCCCTCGCGCGTATCCGAGAGCGCATCGGCGATCCGGTGCTCGTACGCTCGGGGCGCGGCATGGTCCTCACCCCCCGTGCCGAGGCGCTAAAGCCGCGCGTTCACGCGGTGGTTCGTGAGGCGCGCCTCACCCTCGAGGCGGAGGGGCCTTTCGTCGCGCGCGAACTGTCTCGAACGTTCGTCGTGCATGCCACGGACTACGTGCTCACGGTGCTCGGGCTCGCGGTCGACCGGATCCTGCGCGAGGAGGCACCGCTCTTGTGCCTACGGTTTGTCCCGAACACGCCTGACGACGCGGCCCAGCTCCGGGACGGCGGGTCGGACCTCGCGGTGGGCATCTACGGCGAACTGCCACAAGAGATGCGAAGCCGGCAGCTCCTCACGGATCGCTTCGTTTGCGCAGTCCGGAAGGGCCATCCGCTCGCGGCGAGGCGCCTCTCCCTTGAGCAGTTCGTGCGGCTCTCTCATGTCCAGGTCGCACCGAGGGGAAAGCCGGGCGGCTACATCGACGACGTTCTCCGGGAGAGGGGCCTCTACCGGAGAGTCGTTCGCGCCGTACCCTACTTCGTGACGGCTCTTCAGCTCGCCATGGAGACCGACTACGTCGTGACGATCTCCGAACGCATCGCGGCAAGGCTCGCGCCCGGCTTTGGCCTGAAGGTGCTTGAAGCGCCGCTCAAGCTTCGGCCGTACGCCCTCAGCCTGGTGTGGCATCCGCGGTTCGACGGTGACGCCGGACATCGCTTCCTGCGCGAGGTGTTCGCGCGGGCCGCGCGCGAGACGGCCGGCGACCACCACGACGAGCCCCGGACTCGACTCGACATTGGCGCAACGTCCGGCCAGCGGCGAAAGCGGCAGCGGAGAACGCTCAAGTCGTAG
- a CDS encoding type 1 glutamine amidotransferase domain-containing protein, which translates to MSLRDPNTVNKSKPKRVAIVIANPTTSTTTGWPVGFWWSELTHPYLAFHDAGYEVEVFSPAGGKCEADGMSDPRDASGYSASDLISMGFLSTPSLAALIERTKPASEISVARFDALVVAGGQAPMFSFDKATELHKKFVEFYEAGKIASALCHGVAVLKYAKLSNGEYLAKGKTVTGFANAEEDFADNAVWGMGALSRDKHLMPWRIEDELKKLGANYVQAGLWRPFAIRDGNLITGQQNFSGGETANLIIETVGR; encoded by the coding sequence ATGAGCCTCAGAGATCCGAACACCGTCAACAAGAGCAAGCCCAAGCGCGTGGCCATCGTGATCGCCAACCCGACGACGTCGACCACGACAGGTTGGCCCGTTGGCTTTTGGTGGTCCGAGCTCACCCATCCGTACCTCGCGTTCCACGATGCGGGCTACGAGGTGGAGGTCTTCAGTCCTGCCGGTGGCAAGTGCGAGGCTGACGGAATGAGCGACCCGCGCGATGCCAGCGGCTACTCGGCGAGCGATCTCATCAGCATGGGTTTCCTCTCAACGCCAAGCCTCGCGGCCCTCATCGAGAGGACGAAGCCCGCGTCGGAGATCAGCGTCGCCCGGTTTGATGCGCTCGTCGTCGCAGGTGGACAGGCGCCGATGTTCTCGTTCGACAAGGCGACCGAGCTCCACAAGAAGTTCGTCGAGTTCTACGAGGCCGGCAAGATCGCGAGCGCGCTGTGCCACGGCGTCGCGGTCCTCAAGTACGCCAAGCTGTCGAACGGCGAGTACCTCGCGAAGGGCAAGACCGTCACCGGTTTCGCCAACGCCGAGGAGGACTTCGCGGACAACGCCGTGTGGGGCATGGGCGCGCTCTCGAGGGACAAGCACCTCATGCCGTGGCGCATCGAGGACGAACTCAAGAAGCTGGGCGCCAACTACGTGCAGGCGGGCCTGTGGCGGCCGTTCGCGATTCGCGACGGCAACCTGATCACGGGACAGCAGAACTTCTCGGGCGGGGAGACGGCAAACCTGATCATTGAAACGGTGGGGCGATGA
- a CDS encoding HAMP domain-containing histidine kinase: MDLPDAKPRNERDETDASLQAEREKADTELAKARSDVDADADRVVEVARERAEATLSEARDRDDRNMAVAGVAGGVALGVERERRAEDKTVALEQDVADERLRAERGERQRALSALLLLEREATDDGLLVERARADETVATRDEFLAMVSHDLRNMLGTIAMSAATIATRCRARPDGGVDAEGARHAERIQRSTARMNRLVGDLLDVVSLESGALRVVPEPHEAADLVKEAMAAFLPSFAAKGLTLTLEPPATSIVLAFDHDRLLQVLANLLSNSFKFTEPGGKVTLSLARVGADARFSVTDTGPGIPAARRTTIFERFQQVTKDGRGLGLGLYISKCIVEAHGGTLWAESHEPRGAALRFTIPAS, encoded by the coding sequence ATGGACCTGCCCGACGCCAAGCCCCGCAACGAGCGCGACGAGACGGATGCGAGCCTTCAGGCGGAGCGAGAGAAGGCTGACACCGAGCTCGCAAAGGCACGGAGCGACGTCGATGCCGACGCCGACCGCGTCGTCGAAGTCGCGCGCGAGCGAGCCGAAGCGACGCTCTCCGAGGCGCGCGACCGAGACGACCGGAACATGGCGGTCGCTGGCGTCGCTGGCGGTGTCGCCCTTGGGGTTGAGCGCGAGCGCAGGGCCGAGGACAAGACCGTGGCTCTTGAACAGGACGTCGCCGACGAGCGCCTACGGGCCGAGCGCGGGGAGCGGCAACGTGCCCTCTCGGCGCTGCTCTTGCTGGAGCGCGAAGCCACCGACGACGGGCTCCTCGTCGAGCGGGCACGAGCGGACGAGACCGTCGCTACCCGCGACGAGTTCTTGGCCATGGTGAGCCACGACCTCCGGAACATGCTCGGCACGATCGCCATGAGCGCGGCGACGATCGCGACGCGCTGCCGGGCGCGACCTGACGGTGGCGTCGATGCCGAGGGCGCACGCCACGCAGAGCGCATTCAGCGCTCCACGGCGCGCATGAACCGGCTCGTGGGCGATTTGCTCGACGTGGTGAGTCTCGAGTCCGGAGCGCTGCGTGTCGTCCCGGAACCGCACGAGGCCGCGGACCTCGTGAAGGAGGCGATGGCGGCGTTCCTCCCTTCCTTTGCTGCCAAGGGTCTCACGTTGACGCTGGAGCCCCCGGCGACCTCAATCGTGCTCGCGTTCGATCACGATCGGCTCCTGCAGGTGCTAGCGAACCTCCTCAGCAACTCCTTCAAGTTCACCGAGCCAGGCGGCAAGGTCACACTCTCGCTCGCGCGCGTCGGAGCCGACGCGCGCTTCTCGGTGACCGACACGGGCCCCGGCATTCCTGCGGCTCGCCGCACGACCATCTTCGAACGCTTTCAGCAGGTCACGAAGGACGGCCGTGGCCTGGGGCTCGGTCTCTACATCTCCAAGTGCATCGTCGAGGCGCACGGCGGTACGCTCTGGGCAGAGAGCCACGAGCCGCGCGGCGCTGCGCTGCGATTCACGATTCCCGCGTCGTGA
- a CDS encoding alpha/beta hydrolase, translating into MLRIGGRLTLALAVALTLLVTAFTLAYWEPDRSVVQLTARWAAPPSTFIDVAGLPVHLRDQGPTGGAIDAEPIVLLHGTSASLHTWDGWAPSLARTRRVIRMDLPGFGLTGPTPTHDYSLDGYTRFVIAVLDALSVRRCVLAGNSLGGAVAISVARQAPARVSKLVLVDSGGYAPRATSMPIGFRIAQTPGLNKLMLFTLPRSVVASSLRDVYGDPSRVTPELIDRYFELTLRAGNRAAVTERLRTRDFGALEAEIPKLTQPTLILWGGRDRLILPENAARFQREIRGSELVVFDDLGHVPHEESPERSVAPVAAFVSR; encoded by the coding sequence ATGCTGCGAATCGGTGGGCGCCTGACCCTTGCGTTGGCGGTGGCCCTCACCCTGCTCGTGACGGCGTTCACGCTCGCCTATTGGGAGCCAGACCGGAGCGTCGTCCAGCTCACAGCGCGGTGGGCGGCCCCGCCGTCGACGTTCATTGACGTTGCGGGGCTCCCCGTTCACCTGCGCGATCAAGGCCCGACCGGCGGCGCCATCGATGCCGAGCCCATCGTTCTCCTTCACGGAACGTCGGCGAGCCTCCACACCTGGGACGGCTGGGCGCCGTCACTCGCGCGCACCAGGCGGGTCATTCGGATGGATCTCCCGGGCTTCGGGCTCACGGGGCCGACACCGACTCACGACTACTCGCTCGACGGCTACACGCGGTTCGTCATCGCCGTACTGGACGCGCTCTCGGTTCGGCGCTGCGTGCTCGCCGGCAACTCGCTGGGTGGTGCCGTCGCCATCAGCGTCGCGCGGCAAGCGCCGGCGCGCGTGAGCAAGCTCGTGTTGGTCGACTCGGGTGGTTACGCGCCGCGGGCGACGTCGATGCCCATCGGCTTCCGCATCGCGCAGACCCCGGGACTGAACAAGCTCATGCTGTTCACGCTGCCGCGCTCCGTCGTGGCGTCGAGCCTTCGCGACGTGTACGGAGACCCGAGCCGCGTGACACCGGAGCTCATCGACCGGTACTTCGAGCTCACCTTGCGGGCGGGCAATCGGGCTGCGGTCACGGAGCGACTTCGAACTCGAGACTTCGGCGCGCTCGAGGCCGAGATCCCCAAACTCACGCAGCCGACGCTGATCCTCTGGGGAGGCCGCGATCGGTTGATCCTTCCCGAGAACGCTGCGCGCTTTCAGCGCGAAATTCGTGGGAGCGAGCTCGTCGTCTTCGACGACCTCGGTCACGTCCCGCACGAAGAGAGTCCGGAGCGGTCCGTCGCACCGGTGGCAGCGTTCGTCTCGCGCTGA
- a CDS encoding DUF1801 domain-containing protein, translating into MPSTIAAYNNAQPANEKKTCAALAKLLDKGLPKAEKKIWHAHPVWFDDGNPLVGYAVRKAGVQLLFWSGRSFDEPDLLPEGTFKAAHVLYTSADDIQVTKLARWLRKAKKIQWDYKNIVKRRGVLVKLGEW; encoded by the coding sequence ATGCCGTCCACCATCGCCGCGTACAACAACGCCCAGCCGGCCAATGAGAAGAAGACCTGCGCTGCGCTCGCGAAGCTCCTCGACAAGGGGCTTCCGAAGGCCGAGAAGAAGATCTGGCACGCCCACCCGGTGTGGTTCGACGACGGCAATCCGCTCGTTGGCTACGCGGTGCGCAAGGCGGGCGTGCAGCTCCTCTTCTGGAGCGGTCGGTCCTTCGACGAGCCCGACCTTCTGCCCGAAGGGACGTTCAAGGCCGCGCACGTCCTCTATACGAGCGCCGACGACATCCAGGTCACCAAGCTTGCACGCTGGCTGCGCAAGGCGAAGAAGATTCAGTGGGACTACAAGAACATCGTCAAGCGACGAGGCGTCCTCGTGAAGCTTGGTGAGTGGTAG
- a CDS encoding NAD(P)H-binding protein, producing the protein MSEEPTGTRKRLAIAGATGFVGRALIEALRVDYDIVALTRTLPSAPRSDGVETRACDLFNLRDAERALAGADAAFYLVHSMMPSARLTQGRFDDMDLICADNFARAANANGVAHITYLGGLLPGADEGDLSRHLQSRREVERTLGAHGVPVTTLRAGLVVGAGGSSFEMMTRLVGRLPFMVGPSWTRSISQSIALADVVPLLRYALEHPELAGRAYDVGCPDVVSYAETLRVVGSVLGKRTRVLTLPVRTARLSLLWVSVITGAPRELVRPLMDSLRHDLVARDGLVLQSMAGVEAMSLRAAIELAVADEKAIEAARASTPKPRSTRRAAVSRVRSVQRLPLPAGRSARWVASEYTRWLPQFMAPFLRVDVDPSGTCRFFLWPIEQPLLVLLFASDRSADDRQLFYVTGGALARVVDGTRPRLEFRSVLDGKFVLAAIHDFVPRLPWFIYVMTQALVHLLVMRRFGRHLEGLQSEVLRNGAPP; encoded by the coding sequence ATGAGCGAAGAGCCAACGGGTACGAGGAAGCGGCTCGCCATCGCTGGTGCGACGGGCTTCGTGGGCCGCGCGCTCATCGAGGCCCTGCGAGTCGACTACGACATCGTCGCGCTGACCAGAACGTTGCCGTCCGCACCGCGGAGCGATGGGGTAGAGACGCGCGCCTGCGATCTCTTCAACTTGCGCGACGCCGAACGAGCGCTCGCGGGCGCGGACGCCGCGTTCTATCTGGTTCACTCCATGATGCCTTCGGCCCGCCTGACGCAAGGTCGCTTCGACGACATGGACCTCATCTGCGCCGACAACTTCGCGCGCGCCGCCAACGCGAACGGCGTCGCTCACATCACCTACCTCGGCGGTCTGCTCCCAGGGGCTGACGAGGGAGACCTCTCACGTCACCTGCAGAGTCGGCGCGAGGTCGAGCGCACCCTTGGTGCTCACGGCGTCCCCGTGACCACGCTACGCGCTGGACTCGTGGTGGGGGCAGGGGGCTCGTCGTTCGAGATGATGACGCGCCTCGTGGGAAGGTTGCCGTTCATGGTGGGCCCCTCGTGGACGCGCTCCATTTCGCAATCCATCGCGCTCGCGGACGTCGTGCCGCTCTTGCGATACGCGCTCGAGCACCCTGAGCTCGCGGGTCGCGCCTACGACGTGGGGTGCCCCGACGTCGTCTCTTACGCGGAGACCCTGCGGGTCGTAGGCTCCGTCCTCGGCAAACGGACGCGCGTGCTGACGCTTCCGGTGCGAACGGCGAGGCTCTCGCTGCTCTGGGTAAGCGTGATCACCGGTGCGCCGCGAGAGCTTGTGCGGCCGCTCATGGATAGCCTTCGCCACGACCTCGTGGCCCGCGATGGCCTCGTCCTGCAGTCGATGGCCGGAGTCGAGGCGATGTCGCTTCGCGCCGCCATCGAGCTTGCGGTCGCCGACGAGAAGGCAATCGAAGCGGCTCGCGCGAGCACGCCGAAGCCAAGGTCGACGCGTCGCGCCGCGGTGTCACGGGTTCGGTCGGTGCAGAGGCTGCCGCTTCCCGCCGGCCGCAGCGCCCGGTGGGTCGCAAGCGAATACACGCGTTGGCTTCCCCAGTTCATGGCTCCCTTCTTGCGCGTGGATGTCGACCCCTCCGGAACCTGCCGCTTCTTCCTCTGGCCCATCGAGCAACCACTCCTCGTGCTGCTGTTCGCGTCGGATCGGAGCGCCGACGACCGCCAGCTCTTCTACGTGACCGGAGGAGCCCTCGCGCGCGTCGTCGACGGAACACGGCCTCGTCTCGAGTTTCGCAGCGTTCTCGACGGCAAGTTCGTTCTCGCCGCTATCCACGATTTTGTGCCTCGACTGCCCTGGTTCATCTACGTCATGACGCAGGCGCTCGTGCACCTCTTGGTGATGCGGCGCTTCGGTCGCCACCTCGAGGGGCTCCAGTCCGAGGTGCTGCGGAACGGGGCTCCGCCGTGA
- a CDS encoding YdeI/OmpD-associated family protein, translated as MSRQRVPGGVVHKLPDDLRKALVANPAALAAWNDITPLARNEFICWVEDAKQAKTRERRIRRTQEELEEGMRRPCCWPGCSHRERTGA; from the coding sequence GTGAGCCGCCAACGAGTGCCCGGTGGGGTCGTGCACAAGCTCCCCGACGACCTGCGCAAGGCGCTCGTCGCGAATCCCGCCGCGCTCGCTGCCTGGAACGACATCACGCCTCTCGCCCGCAACGAGTTCATCTGTTGGGTCGAGGATGCAAAGCAAGCCAAGACCCGCGAGCGCCGCATTCGACGAACCCAGGAGGAGCTAGAGGAAGGCATGCGGAGGCCGTGCTGCTGGCCCGGTTGCAGCCATCGCGAACGCACCGGAGCGTAG